A single genomic interval of Corylus avellana chromosome ca10, CavTom2PMs-1.0 harbors:
- the LOC132162740 gene encoding ERBB-3 BINDING PROTEIN 1 isoform X2: MSDEEREEKELDLTAPEVVTKYKSAAEIVNRALQLVISECKPKAKIVDICEKGDAFIREQTGNMYKNVKRKIERGVAFPTCVSVNNTVCHFSPLASDEALLEEGDMIKIDMGCHIDGFIAIVAHTHVLQEGPVTGRAADVIAAANTAAEVALRLVKPGRKNKDVTDAIQKVAAAYDCKIVEGVLSHQLKQFVIDGNKVVLSVSSPETRVDDAEFEENEVYAIDIVTSTGDGKPKLLDERQTTIYKRAVDRNYHLKMKASRFIFSEISQKFPIMPFTARALEEKRARLGLVECVNHDLLQPYPVLHEKPGDLVAHIKFTVLLMPNGSDRVTSHPLQELQPAKSIDNDPEIKAWLALGIKTKKKGGGKKKKGKKGDKVEDSAEAESMDAENGAVTQE; this comes from the exons ATGTCGGacgaggagagagaagagaaagagttGGATCTCACAGCTCCTGAGGTTGTCACCAAGTACAAGAGTGCTGCCGAGATTGTCAACA GGGCATTGCAGTTAGTGATATCGGAATGCAAACCCAAAGCGAAGATTGTGGATATATGCGAGAAAGGCGATGCCTTTATCAGAGA GCAAACTGGGAACATGTACAAGAATGTTAAGAGGAAAATTGAGAGGGGTGTTGCCTTTCCCACGTGTGTTTCTGTAAACAATACGGTTTGCCACTTCTCGCCGCTAGCAAGTGACGAGGCTTTGTTGGAAGAAGGTGATATGATAAAGAT TGATATGGGATGTCACATCGACGGTTTTATTGCTATAGTGGCACATACTCATGTTCTTCAAGAGGGGCCGGTGACGGGTAGGGCAGCAGATGTTATTGCAGCAGCCAATACAGCTGCTGAAGTTGCTTTGAGACTTGTAAAGCCTGGAAGAAAG AACAAAGATGTGACAGATGCTATTCAGAAAGTTGCTGCTGCCTATGACTGCAAGATTGTTGAAGGTGTTCTGAGTCACCAGCTGAAGCAGTTTGTGATTGATGGAAACAAGGTTGTACTGAGTGTGTCCAGTCCGGAAACAAGAGTTGATGATGCAGaatttgaggaaaatgaagTCTATGCCATTGACATAGTGACCAGCACAGGTGATGGCAAG CCTAAGCTGTTGGATGAGCGTCAAACAACTATTTACAAGAGAGCTGTTGACAGAAATTATCACTTGAAGATGAAAGCATCGAGGTTCATCTTCAGTGAAATTAGTCAGAAATTTCCCATCATGCCATTTACGGCAAG GGCTTTAGAAGAGAAGAGAGCTCGACTGGGACTAGTGGAATGTGTAAACCATGATCTGTTGCAGCCATATCCTGTTCTCCACGAGAAACCGG GGGATTTAGTTGCGCATATTAAATTCACAGTTCTACTAATGCCAAATGGGTCAGACAGGGTCACTTCTCATCCTCTGCAGGAACTGCAGCCTGCAAAGTCTATTGATAATGATCCTGAAATCAAGGCCTGGCTGGCTCTTGGCattaaaacaaagaagaaaggtggtgggaagaagaagaaag GTAAAAAGGGCGACAAAGTGGAGGATTCAGCAGAAGCCGAGTCAATGGATGCCGAGAATGGGGCTGTAACTCAAGAATAA
- the LOC132162740 gene encoding ERBB-3 BINDING PROTEIN 1 isoform X1 — protein sequence MSDEEREEKELDLTAPEVVTKYKSAAEIVNRALQLVISECKPKAKIVDICEKGDAFIREQTGNMYKNVKRKIERGVAFPTCVSVNNTVCHFSPLASDEALLEEGDMIKIDMGCHIDGFIAIVAHTHVLQEGPVTGRAADVIAAANTAAEVALRLVKPGRKNKDVTDAIQKVAAAYDCKIVEGVLSHQLKQFVIDGNKVVLSVSSPETRVDDAEFEENEVYAIDIVTSTGDGKPKLLDERQTTIYKRAVDRNYHLKMKASRFIFSEISQKFPIMPFTARALEEKRARLGLVECVNHDLLQPYPVLHEKPGDLVAHIKFTVLLMPNGSDRVTSHPLQELQPAKSIDNDPEIKAWLALGIKTKKKGGGKKKKAFAGKKGDKVEDSAEAESMDAENGAVTQE from the exons ATGTCGGacgaggagagagaagagaaagagttGGATCTCACAGCTCCTGAGGTTGTCACCAAGTACAAGAGTGCTGCCGAGATTGTCAACA GGGCATTGCAGTTAGTGATATCGGAATGCAAACCCAAAGCGAAGATTGTGGATATATGCGAGAAAGGCGATGCCTTTATCAGAGA GCAAACTGGGAACATGTACAAGAATGTTAAGAGGAAAATTGAGAGGGGTGTTGCCTTTCCCACGTGTGTTTCTGTAAACAATACGGTTTGCCACTTCTCGCCGCTAGCAAGTGACGAGGCTTTGTTGGAAGAAGGTGATATGATAAAGAT TGATATGGGATGTCACATCGACGGTTTTATTGCTATAGTGGCACATACTCATGTTCTTCAAGAGGGGCCGGTGACGGGTAGGGCAGCAGATGTTATTGCAGCAGCCAATACAGCTGCTGAAGTTGCTTTGAGACTTGTAAAGCCTGGAAGAAAG AACAAAGATGTGACAGATGCTATTCAGAAAGTTGCTGCTGCCTATGACTGCAAGATTGTTGAAGGTGTTCTGAGTCACCAGCTGAAGCAGTTTGTGATTGATGGAAACAAGGTTGTACTGAGTGTGTCCAGTCCGGAAACAAGAGTTGATGATGCAGaatttgaggaaaatgaagTCTATGCCATTGACATAGTGACCAGCACAGGTGATGGCAAG CCTAAGCTGTTGGATGAGCGTCAAACAACTATTTACAAGAGAGCTGTTGACAGAAATTATCACTTGAAGATGAAAGCATCGAGGTTCATCTTCAGTGAAATTAGTCAGAAATTTCCCATCATGCCATTTACGGCAAG GGCTTTAGAAGAGAAGAGAGCTCGACTGGGACTAGTGGAATGTGTAAACCATGATCTGTTGCAGCCATATCCTGTTCTCCACGAGAAACCGG GGGATTTAGTTGCGCATATTAAATTCACAGTTCTACTAATGCCAAATGGGTCAGACAGGGTCACTTCTCATCCTCTGCAGGAACTGCAGCCTGCAAAGTCTATTGATAATGATCCTGAAATCAAGGCCTGGCTGGCTCTTGGCattaaaacaaagaagaaaggtggtgggaagaagaagaaag CATTTGCAGGTAAAAAGGGCGACAAAGTGGAGGATTCAGCAGAAGCCGAGTCAATGGATGCCGAGAATGGGGCTGTAACTCAAGAATAA
- the LOC132162741 gene encoding large ribosomal subunit protein bL9c has protein sequence MASTASTVSWSSSWLNSLGGNLSEATKLSDRRTALVVFAQKKATKTRKIILKEDVADLGKMGQLLDVKAGYYRNYLLPMGKAQIVTPALLKEMRMEEERIEAEKTRAKDEAQQLALSFETVGAFKVRRKGGKGKQIFGSVTAQDLVDIIKAQLQRDVDKRIVSLPEIRETGEYIAELRLHPEVIARVRLNVYAN, from the exons ATGGCATCCACAGCTTCGACTGTATCATGGAGTTCTTCCTGGCTAAATAGCTTGGGCGGAAACTTGAGCGAAGCAACTAAACTATCGGATAGAAGAACAGCCTTGGTGGTTTTTGCTCAGAAGAAAGCCACGAAGACCCGAAAG ATAATTTTGAAGGAGGATGTGGCAGACCTGGGAAAGATGGGGCAGCTGCTTGACGTGAAGGCCGGGTATTACAGGAATTATCTGCTGCCCATGGGCAAGGCCCAAATTGTCACTCCAGCTCTGCTCAA GGAAATGCGAATGGAAGAGGAGAGAATTGAGGCTGAGAAAACACGG gcaAAAGACGAGGCACAGCAACTCGCCCTAAGTTTTGAAACGGTTGGGGCTTTTAAGGTGAGGCGCAAAGGTGGGAAGGGGAAACAAATTTTTGGAAG TGTTACTGCTCAAGATCTTGTTGACATAATTAAGGCACAACTTCAGAG GGATGTGGACAAGcgaattgtttctcttccaGAAATCCGGGAAACAGGAGAATATATTGCAGAGTTGAGGCTTCACCCAGAAGTTATTGCTCGAGTGAGGTTGAATGTGTATGCTAACTAA
- the LOC132162742 gene encoding ran-binding protein 1 homolog a-like, whose protein sequence is MASTEPEHEHREDEEAAANEDEDTGAQVAPIVKLEEVAVSTGEENEEAILELKAKLYRFDKNGKQWKERGAGTVKFLKHKESNKVRLVMRQSKTLKICANHLVISTMSVQEHAGNEKSCVWHATDFADGELKDELFCIRFASIENCKTFMEKFQEVAESQSTKEEDQETSAAAGLLDKLTVEEKKTEDEAGDDAPVASEEEIESDSEKLEKKNEEPASSS, encoded by the exons ATGGCGAGCACCGAACCAGAGCACGAGCACAGAGAGGATGAGGAGGCTGCCGCCAACGAAGACGAGGATACCGGCGCTCAGGTCGCTCCGATCGTCAAGCTAGAGGAGGTCGCCGTTTCCACTGGCGAGGAGAACGAAGAAGCCATTCTCGAGCT GAAAGCAAAGCTATACCGATTCGATAAAAATGGGAAGCAGTGGAAAGAGAGGGGCGCTGGTACGGTGAAGTTCCTCAAGCACAAGGAGTCCAACAAGGTGCGCCTTGTTATGAGGCAGTCCAAGACCCTCAAGATCTGCGCCAATCATCTCG TTATTTCGACGATGTCGGTGCAGGAACACGCCGGGAACGAGAAGTCGTGTGTGTGGCATGCGACCGATTTCGCCGATGGTGAATTGAAGGACGAGCTTTTCTGCATCAGATTTGCTTCCATTGAGA ACTGCAAAACCTTCATGGAGAAGTTTCAAGAAGTTGCTGAATCCCAATCAACGAAAGAGGAAGACCAAGAGACATCTGCAGCTGCTGGGCTTCTTGATAAGTTGACtgttgaagaaaagaaaaccgaGGATGAAGCTGGTGATGACGCCCCTGTTGCATCCGAAGAGGAAATTGAGAGTGATTCCGAAAAattggagaagaaaaatgagGAGCCTGCTTCCTCCTCTTAA